The genomic interval CAACCTGCTATGctgcatcttcatctggTTCAAACCGACTCAACTACGACCCTACTTCCACGGTGCATCGGTAATTGTCGTTGTTGCTCTGTTCTGTCTCCTTGGATGGGCTGTTGGCACCAGTGATGGATTCGGATCAGTCCTAGAAAGCGAATCCAAGCTCTCAGGGTCCTCGCTAGGATGGGCTCTATGCAGCTCGATCATGGCCGTCATCGGTAGTATTGCAGCTGGTATTCTCAACCAAAATGATTATACCAGATTTGCCAGAAAAACAAGCCAGGTGACATGGCCGCAATTTATCTCGTTCAATATCAGCGCTTCCATAGTCGGTATTGTTGGGATCTTCGTCACCGCCTCCACTCAGAAACGTAGGTGGATCCTTACCTCTCCTTCTTACCTTGCGCAAATGTTGACGTGCTTACCATCTTCAGGATATGGGAAGGGGGAACCTCTGTGGGACCCAAGTGCACTATTTGCCGCCATGCAAGATCAGGGTGGATCAGGTGCTCGAGCAGGGACGTTCTTCCTAGCCGTGGCGTTCATTCTATCGCAACTATCGATCAACGTCCCAGGCAATGTCTTAGCAGGCGGCTTAGATGTAGCCAGTGTTCTCCCCAAGTATATCAACCTCCGCCGCGGAGCATACATTCTGGCCGCTCTCAGTGTCGCTCCAAACCCCTGGCAGCAACTGGCGTCAGGATCAACGTGAGCGACGTCCTGGTCTCTAGCATTACAACGCAAATTGGCTAATCCGTGCTTAGGTTCCTATCGGTTCTCTCCGCATACGCCGTATTTCTCGGTCCAATGATCGGACTCTTGTGCACACATTTCTACCTGATCCAAAAACGTCAGTTTCATATTCCAGACTTGTACGAGGGATCACGGATGTCAATCTATTGGTACGACTATGGTGTCAATTGGCGCACAGTGGTTGCGTGGGTTTGTGCTATCTTCCCAAGGTATGCCCTTCCATTTTTTCGAGTCGCAAGTCAGCGCGTACTGACTCGGTGCAGCATGCCTGGCTTCGTCAATTCTGTGAATCCAG from Penicillium psychrofluorescens genome assembly, chromosome: 5 carries:
- a CDS encoding uncharacterized protein (ID:PFLUO_007528-T1.cds;~source:funannotate); translation: MGITRAQFVGYILFNLLCCIFIWFKPTQLRPYFHGASVIVVVALFCLLGWAVGTSDGFGSVLESESKLSGSSLGWALCSSIMAVIGSIAAGILNQNDYTRFARKTSQVTWPQFISFNISASIVGIVGIFVTASTQKRYGKGEPLWDPSALFAAMQDQGGSGARAGTFFLAVAFILSQLSINVPGNVLAGGLDVASVLPKYINLRRGAYILAALSVAPNPWQQLASGSTFLSVLSAYAVFLGPMIGLLCTHFYLIQKRQFHIPDLYEGSRMSIYWYDYGVNWRTVVAWVCAIFPSMPGFVNSVNPALKVDKGGSHVFSLSFVLGFWLAAVISYALHWIFPVHYPDVTVLEGVALDTSSGISEIAWTDPKLAEASAA